DNA from Actinomycetota bacterium:
CCGTGACGTCACGAATACGGGCGAGTGTCGCGGCCGTGGCCTCATCTTGGGGTGAGGTCGTGGGCTGCACGAGAACTGATGTCAAAGTGCCCTTTGCATCAAAGGCGGTCTTGCTGCCATCAAGCAGGATCAGCATCTTGGAATTGGGAAGGGTGCTGGCAACACCTTCAGTCTTCTCAAGTGCCTTGACCACAGTCGCCAACTCATCCATGTCACGTGGTTGCTTGAGTTCGACAGCAACAAAGAATGGTCCAGCAACTCCTGGGCCATAGCCCTTGCTGAGCAAATCAAAGCCATTGCGCAGCGGAGTGCCCGGGGCTTGAGTTCCGTTGTCAGGAAACCCGAGTTCCATCGTCAGTGCTGGCGAAGCCAGTGCGCCGATGACAACTACCGACAACACGACTGGGATCAACGGCTTCTTCTGCAGGAGCAATCCGAATGCGGACCACTTGCTGTCGTCCGGATCGATCTCCTTGTGATGGCGAGCCCAGGGCATCTTGATTGCGAGCGCTTTTGTGCCAAGCAATGAGAGCAGCGCGGGGAGCATCAACAGCGCAGACAGCATCACCATCAGGACCGTGACTGCTGCTGCCATCGAGAGGCCATTGAAGAAGTTGATGTTCAGCACGAACATGCCCAGCAACGCAACGATGACCGTGCATCCTGCGAATAGCACAGCCCGGCCAGCGGTGTTCACAGCGCGAAGAGCGGCATCCTTTGGCGCAAGATCAGCGAGACCTTGCCGATATCGATTCATGATGAACAGCGAATAGTCGATTCCGACACCAAGACCGATCATGGCCGCCAAAGTCGGCGCGAAGGACGCCACGTCCATGAAATTGCTGATGATGATGATCAGGAGCTGCCCGCCGACAAGTCCAGTGATCGCAACGATGATCGGCAGTCCGGCGGCGACAAGCGATCCGAAGGCGATCAGCAAAATGATGATCGCCACGAGCAAACCGACAGCTTCACTTGAATCGGCGCCACCACCTGCAGCAGCGAGTGCTTGACCATTGGCGCCCACGGTCAATGTCGAGGAGTTTGCGTCCTTGATCATGTTGGAGATGTGGGTGGCATCGATCGCGCTGAGAGCAGGGTCGTCGATATTGACGGTGGCATAGGCGACAGTGCGGTCCTTGGACACCGGGCTGGTCGCGTCGGCCGCGGCCTGCGCAGCAGACGTGTACTCCTCAAACTTCGCCCTGCCAGCGTCAACCGCGCTGCGCAGTTTGGCGACATCATTGGGAATCTTCTTGGCGATTGCCGCCCAGTCCTTTTCATCGGCGTGCGCGAGCCAAGCCAGAACCGTGGCGATGTCAGCGAGGTCCTCTCCATTGGCCTTGGCCAAGGGGTAGATCGCTGGCAGCGCCTTCATCAGCTTGGTCAGTTCCGCCGAGCTGATGCCGAGCGCCTGTGCGATCTTCTCGTTTGCCGCCGTTGTCAGCGCCGCGGTCACATTTGCAGGTGCCGGCTTGGGGCAATCTCGTCCGAAGTTCTCTTGGTACGGGCCAATCACACAGGTGACAGAGGACCGCTCGCTCAATTTCTTGAGCAGAGGCTGGATCTCGGACTTCACTGCTGCATCAGTTGCCTTGCCTGTGGCCGGTGCCCACACGACCTGGAAGCTGGTGTTCTGTGCATTCGCCGCTGGGAGTGCCTCAAGTAGTTCCTGAGCTCGCGTTGACTGCGCCCCCGGCAAGGCGAAACTGTTGTTGTACTTGTCGCCAAGGGCAAGCGCCCCACCGACAAGGGCGATCAGCAGCCCGAACCAGACGATGAGTGCAACGAGCGGATGACGAATGGCCCAGCGGCTCACGTTCGATCCCTCTCTGCCGGAAGTGCGACAGCCTAGCGAGAGTTCACGAACGGATTTGAGCGATCGTGGGGCGATCACCAAGGACGCAAGCAAGCAGGTCCCAGATGATCTCCCCCTGAGTTCCCCAGACGAATTGATCGTCTCCGAAGTTGAAGAAATGCATCTCAAGGGGACCAACGCGACGGCGCGCAACGTCTGCCGAGCGCTGATATCCGCCGGGCACCTCACTAGAAGTGAAATGACTTCCTTCGGTGGCAAACTCGCGCAGCGGCACTATCGCGACATCGGAAACTTCAGTTGGATCCGGCCGTATCAACGCAGCCTCGTCGATCAATCCGACAAAGACGTCGATCACATGACCACTCATGATGGGCCCGCGTGAATCCAGAGCGCCAATCACGGTGACGTGCTGCGGGTCTGGCCCCAACTCCTCTTGCAATTCGCGCAGGGCAGCCACTTGAGAATCCGCATCCACCAATGGGTCAATGCGACCGCCAGGAAAGACCCAATCGCCAGCGTGATTGCGCATCTCCAGGGCACGTTTGGTGAGAATCAATGCCGATTCGCCTTCGACTTCAATGATTGGAACGATCAGCGAAGACGGCTTCACCTCAGGTGGGTCCCAGAAGTAGTACTGCGGAGGTAGGGGTGCGGGCAGCAAGGCGCACGCACGCCTCACCGCAGCTATGGTGAAATCGGGTTCACTCACAAGATGGACTGTGCAGGATCAAGGCTGCGCTTGCATCAGGTCTGCGCCATGTCGACGAATCGCGAGTAGTGACCTTGGAAGGCCACGGTGACAGTTGCTGTAGGTCCGTTTCGGTGTTTTGCCACAATGAAATCCGCCTCGCCCGCTCGCGGGGACTCGCGCTCATATGCATCCTCACGACTGAGCAGGATGACCATGTCTGCGTCTTGCTCCAAGGAGCCGGATTCACGAAGGTCAGCAAGCATCGGCTTCTTGTCAGTGCGTTGTTCAGGTCCACGGTTCAACTGACTGATGGCGATCACTGGCACTTCAAGTTCTTTGGCAAGCAGCTTCAAGGATCGTGAGAATTCAGAAACCTCCTGCTGACGACTCTCCACGCGCTTGCCACTGGTCATCAACTGCAAGTAGTCAACGACCACGAGGCGAAGATCATGGCGCTGCTTGAGTCGACGGCACTTGGCGCGAATCTCCATCAAGGTCATGTTCGGCGAATCGTCGATGAACAACGGTGCATCACTGACCGTGCCCATCTTTGTCGCCATCTTGCCCCAGTCGCTGTCACTCATGGTGCCTGCGCGCATATGGTGCAAGGGCACCTGCGCTTCCGCAGACAGCAAGCGCATCACGATCTCGTTGCGACTCATTTCGAGGGAGAAGATCACCGAGGTCAGCCCATGCTTGATCGAAGCAGCGCGGCAGATGTCAAGACCAAAGGTGGACTTACCAATGGCCGGCCGAGCGGCCAGGATGATCAACTGACCAGCGTGTAGACCATTGGTGAGTGAATCCAGGTCGGCGAATCCCGTTGGCACGCCAACCATCTGGCCACCACGGTTTGAGATCGCCTCAATCTCGTTCAGTGCATCACCCATGATGTCTTTCAGCGGCAGATAGTCCTCGCTGGTGCGACGCTCGGTGACTTCATAGACCTCTGCTTGGGCGCGATCAACCATGTCGTCGACGTCGCCTGTTCCGGTGTAACCCATGTGCACGATGCGGGTGCCGGCCTCAACCAAGCGGCGCAGGATGGCCTGCTCGCGAACGATTCGCCCGTAGTAGGAAGCATTGGCCGCGGTGGGCACCATTGAGACCAAGGTGTGCAGATAGGCGGCACCGCCAATGCGGGTGAGCTCGCCGGCCTTGGTGAGCTCAGAGGAGACGGTGACTGCATCGGCAGGTTCGCCGCGACCATAGAGGTCAAGGATGACGCTGAAGACTGTCTGGTGCGCGGGTCGATAGAAGTCGGTTTCGCGGATGGATTCGACAACGTCGGCGATGGCGTCCTTGCTCAGGAGCATGGCTCCAAGAACCGACTGCTCGGCGGCAATATCCTGCGGCGGCGTGCGATCCAGTTGCGGGATCGGCAGTTCGGTAACGCTCATTGGCCGACCTCCTTGGTTTCTGGGACTCGTTCTACGCCGGGGGTGTGACAGCCGGGCTGGTGAAACCTATGGAGCCAGTTCCAGCCTGTCTATTTGTCCTGTTGATAGCGCTGTGCAAAGCCTGTTGACGAGTTCGGCGAGTCCCGGTGCATTGCTGTGGATGACTTGGGGACAAAGCAGAAAATTTCGACGAGCTTCCCTCCTTGATCGCCAATAATCGACCTGATTTGCCTGTGGATAAAAGATAATTCCGAGAGCAGCATCCGCCACTGGATACGCTTCCCGCGTGTCGTATCGGATCACCGTGGTTTGCCTTGGCAACATCTGTCGCTCACCCATCGCAGAGGCCGTCCTGCGCGACCGAATTGCGCGCGCGGGGCTGCAGGATGCAGTGTCCGTGGATTCCGCTGGAACCGGGGATTGGCACTTGGGTGGGGCCGCTGACCCGCGAGCGCTGGCCACCTTGGCGGCACATGGCTATCCGCTGGACCACCTGGCTCGGCAGATCGATGCAAGCTGGTTTGCCGACATTGATCTGATCCTGGCCATGGACCGGGCCAACTATCGGGATCTGCAAAAGATGCGCGAGCACGCTGGCTTGGACACCGAGATTCGGATGATGCGAGCCTTTGATCCGGCGCTTTCGGGAAGCTCTGAGCCCAGCGCTGAACTGGAGGTGCCAGATCCTTATGGAGGTGGCGACGCCGAGTTTCTTCGCGTGCTGCACATGATCGAGTCGGCAGCCGATGGACTGGTCAAGCAACTCGCCTCGGGCTTCCAGCAGGGCAAGAGAGCCTAGGCTCGGGTCATGAGCATCTCTGAGGGCAACGGATCCGCTGGTTCAGGTACTCCGTACACCGCCCCACCCGGCTGGTACAGAGCAGTCGATGGCAGCTATCAAGAGCAGTACTGGGATGGCGGCAACTGGACAGCC
Protein-coding regions in this window:
- a CDS encoding MMPL family transporter, encoding MSRWAIRHPLVALIVWFGLLIALVGGALALGDKYNNSFALPGAQSTRAQELLEALPAANAQNTSFQVVWAPATGKATDAAVKSEIQPLLKKLSERSSVTCVIGPYQENFGRDCPKPAPANVTAALTTAANEKIAQALGISSAELTKLMKALPAIYPLAKANGEDLADIATVLAWLAHADEKDWAAIAKKIPNDVAKLRSAVDAGRAKFEEYTSAAQAAADATSPVSKDRTVAYATVNIDDPALSAIDATHISNMIKDANSSTLTVGANGQALAAAGGGADSSEAVGLLVAIIILLIAFGSLVAAGLPIIVAITGLVGGQLLIIIISNFMDVASFAPTLAAMIGLGVGIDYSLFIMNRYRQGLADLAPKDAALRAVNTAGRAVLFAGCTVIVALLGMFVLNINFFNGLSMAAAVTVLMVMLSALLMLPALLSLLGTKALAIKMPWARHHKEIDPDDSKWSAFGLLLQKKPLIPVVLSVVVIGALASPALTMELGFPDNGTQAPGTPLRNGFDLLSKGYGPGVAGPFFVAVELKQPRDMDELATVVKALEKTEGVASTLPNSKMLILLDGSKTAFDAKGTLTSVLVQPTTSPQDEATAATLARIRDVTAPAVASSATLYVGGTQAISTDFTAQLQKMLPIFLLLVVGLGFLALMMLFHSLVIPLTAAVTSLMSFAGALGITVAVFQHGTAASLLDVTGTGPILPFLPIMVFAILFGLSMDYQVFLVTRMQEEWHKSGDNRIAVRRGLAGSGKVVVIAATIMTSVFLSFVPTPNDTIKLFGVALASAVIIDAFLVRLILVPSLMTIFGKANWWLPKWLSKVLPKITLD
- a CDS encoding CoA pyrophosphatase, producing MSEPDFTIAAVRRACALLPAPLPPQYYFWDPPEVKPSSLIVPIIEVEGESALILTKRALEMRNHAGDWVFPGGRIDPLVDADSQVAALRELQEELGPDPQHVTVIGALDSRGPIMSGHVIDVFVGLIDEAALIRPDPTEVSDVAIVPLREFATEGSHFTSSEVPGGYQRSADVARRRVGPLEMHFFNFGDDQFVWGTQGEIIWDLLACVLGDRPTIAQIRS
- the dnaB gene encoding replicative DNA helicase is translated as MSVTELPIPQLDRTPPQDIAAEQSVLGAMLLSKDAIADVVESIRETDFYRPAHQTVFSVILDLYGRGEPADAVTVSSELTKAGELTRIGGAAYLHTLVSMVPTAANASYYGRIVREQAILRRLVEAGTRIVHMGYTGTGDVDDMVDRAQAEVYEVTERRTSEDYLPLKDIMGDALNEIEAISNRGGQMVGVPTGFADLDSLTNGLHAGQLIILAARPAIGKSTFGLDICRAASIKHGLTSVIFSLEMSRNEIVMRLLSAEAQVPLHHMRAGTMSDSDWGKMATKMGTVSDAPLFIDDSPNMTLMEIRAKCRRLKQRHDLRLVVVDYLQLMTSGKRVESRQQEVSEFSRSLKLLAKELEVPVIAISQLNRGPEQRTDKKPMLADLRESGSLEQDADMVILLSREDAYERESPRAGEADFIVAKHRNGPTATVTVAFQGHYSRFVDMAQT
- a CDS encoding low molecular weight protein-tyrosine-phosphatase, coding for MSYRITVVCLGNICRSPIAEAVLRDRIARAGLQDAVSVDSAGTGDWHLGGAADPRALATLAAHGYPLDHLARQIDASWFADIDLILAMDRANYRDLQKMREHAGLDTEIRMMRAFDPALSGSSEPSAELEVPDPYGGGDAEFLRVLHMIESAADGLVKQLASGFQQGKRA